A section of the Delphinus delphis chromosome 1, mDelDel1.2, whole genome shotgun sequence genome encodes:
- the MYOC gene encoding myocilin, whose translation MPAVQLLLLLACLVWGVGARTAQFRKANDRSGRCQYTFSVASPNESSCLEQGQAMSAIQDLQRDSSEQRAALESTKARLSYLEALLHRLTLGQAATPWDTQEGLQKELELAYSNLVRDKSALEEEKRRLEAENGDLARRLESSSEEVASLRRGLCPQARSTSEDVPPGSKEVSKWNLENADFQELKSELTEVPASRILKESPSGQPRSEEGGTGCGELIWVGEPVTLRTAETLTGKYGVWMRDPQAAYPYTQETTWRIDTVGTDIRQVFEYDLISQFLQGYPSKVHVLPRPLESTGAVVYQGSLYFQAAESRTVIRYELRTETLKAEKEIPGAGYHGQFPYSWGGYTDIDLAVDETGLWVIYSTEAAKGAIVLSKLNPENLELEQTWETNIRKQSVANAFIICSTLYTISSYSLPDATVNFAYDTSTGSSKALMVPFKNRYKYSSMIDYNPLEKKLFAWDNFNMVTYDIRLSQV comes from the exons ATGCCAGCtgtccagctgctgctgctgctggcctgTCTGGTATGGGGTGTGGGTGCCAGGACAGCACAGTTCCGGAAGGCCAACGACCGCAGTGGCCGATGCCAGTACACCTTCAGCGTGGCCAGCCCCAATGAGTCCAGCTGCCTCGAGCAGGGCCAGGCCATGTCGGCCATCCAGGACCTGCAGAGAGACAGCAGCGAACAGCGCGCGGCCCTGGAGTCCACCAAAGCCCGGCTCAGCTACCTGGAGGCCCTCCTCCATCGCCTGACCTTGGGCCAGGCTGCCACGCCCTGGGACACCCAGGAGGGGCTGCAGAAGGAGCTGGAGTTAGCCTACAGCAACCTCGTCCGTGACAAGTCAGctctggaggaggagaagagacgACTGGAGGCAGAGAACGGGGATCTGGCCAGGAGGTTGGAAAGCAGTAGCGAGGAGGTAGCGAGCCTGAGGAGGGGCCTGTGTCCCCAGGCCCGCAGCACCTCTGAGGACGTGCCACCAGGCTCCAAGGAAG TTTCTAAATGGAATTTGGAGAACGCGGACTTTCAGGAATTGAAGTCAGAGTTAACTGAGGTTCCTGCTTCCCGAATCTTGAAGGAGAGTCCATCTGGTCAACCCAGGAGTGAAGAGGGAGGCACTG GATGTGGAGAACTCATTTGGGTAGGAGAACCTGTCACTCTGAGAACAGCTGAAACACTCACGGGCAAGTACGGCGTGTGGATGAGAGACCCCCAGGCCGCCTACCCCTATACCCAGGAGACCACGTGGAGAATCGACACAGTGGGCACAGACATCCGCCAGGTTTTTGAGTATGACCTCATCAGCCAATTCCTGCAGGGCTACCCTTCCAAGGTGCACGTGCTGCCCAGGCCGCTGGAAAGCACAGGCGCCGTGGTGTACCAGGGCAGCCTCTACTTCCAGGCGGCGGAGTCCAGAACGGTGATCAGATACGAGCTGCGCACCGAGACGCTGAAGGCTGAGAAGGAAATCCCTGGAGCCGGCTACCACGGGCAGTTCCCCTATTCCTGGGGCGGCTACACAGACATCGACCTGGCAGTAGATGAGACAGGCCTCTGGGTCATCTACAGCACGGAGGCAGCCAAAGGCGCCATTGTCCTCTCCAAGCTGAACCCAGAGAATCTGGAGCTGGAACAAACCTGGGAGACTAACATCCGTAAGCAGTCGGTCGCCAACGCCTTCATCATCTGCAGCACCTTGTATACCATCAGCAGCTATTCATTGCCTGATGCTACCGTCAACTTCGCATACGACACCAGCACCGGTAGCAGCAAGGCCCTGATGGTCCCGTTCAAGAACCGCTACAAGTACAGCAGCATGATCGACTACAACCCCCTGGAGAAGAAGCTCTTTGCCTGGGACAACTTCAACATGGTCACCTATGACATCAGGCTCTCCCAGGTGTGA
- the MYOCOS gene encoding myocilin opposite strand protein: MAEKRSMGSSINLPYRDLASEVTKRRITMTMREERFTKKSDEAGEIPSDMDLGQARPPSAAGSEVPPAPPPSPTEDSKVSFLST, encoded by the exons ATGGCAGAGAAACGCTCCATGGGCAGCAGCATTAACCTCCCCTACAGAGACCTGGCCTCCGAGGTGACCAAGCGCCGAATCACCATGACCATGAG AGAAGAGAGATTTACCAAGAAAAGTGATGAAGCCGGGGAGATACCCTCAGATATGGATTTGGGACAAGCTCGTCCTCCTAGTGCAGCTGGCTCCGAagtacccccagccccacctccttctCCAACTGAAGACTCCAAAGTTTCCTTCTTAAGCACCTAA